Proteins encoded in a region of the Atopobium sp. oral taxon 416 genome:
- a CDS encoding Gfo/Idh/MocA family oxidoreductase: MADTDRWGILGCGRISGRFSEGLAMVPGNKLVAVACRSEKKGHDFAERFGVAAAGVYTGEAFGGDTDKAYRELLKRPDIDAVYIALPNTLHYPWTIEALKVGKDVLCEKPAFLSANDAAEVKAFAQSHGCLFMEAMKSRFTPCYREVKQAVESGEIGTITDVDVCFCCNIWQSMLEVKNFRCAPTQKGGGALLDCGTYCASLINDFVPQGKLSFETFSGVVKTAQNPAAPTGIFAPDGERVDIYTDVRFKRAGIPAHLECGYDREKPCTAVLNGTRGSIIIDNMHRAAHATIKEDDGEDRILYYPMRSEGADFSYEIAHFCDLKKQGIKESPIMSLSTTAEDATLLHQIWQRFSTKSENLKVLERQEHDLVYKQFGSHEALELGDAVAYFARHAERGIGVQITRESDGLVLFQWMDDDKAVRNLGFMQTKREAVLKTGHSSLWACLSQGTTDAIPVAGGAFPIRVASSDGSAPKQVATLSISGLHEGRDHELCVRSLAWVLSKRYGGDGFDGRVPAFLGVSI, from the coding sequence ATGGCTGATACAGACAGATGGGGAATCTTGGGGTGTGGCCGCATCTCAGGTCGTTTCTCTGAGGGGCTTGCAATGGTCCCTGGCAATAAGTTGGTAGCAGTTGCTTGCCGGTCGGAAAAGAAAGGCCATGATTTTGCGGAGCGGTTTGGAGTAGCTGCAGCGGGCGTCTATACCGGTGAAGCCTTCGGTGGGGATACCGATAAAGCATATAGAGAACTCCTGAAGCGGCCTGATATCGATGCAGTCTACATCGCACTGCCCAATACGTTGCACTACCCCTGGACCATAGAGGCGCTGAAAGTCGGAAAAGATGTGCTGTGCGAAAAGCCTGCCTTCTTGTCAGCCAATGATGCTGCAGAGGTGAAAGCATTCGCCCAGTCCCATGGGTGTCTCTTTATGGAAGCGATGAAGTCCCGCTTTACGCCGTGCTACCGAGAGGTCAAGCAAGCGGTCGAATCCGGAGAGATTGGGACGATCACCGATGTGGACGTCTGTTTTTGCTGTAATATCTGGCAGAGCATGCTCGAGGTGAAGAATTTCCGATGCGCTCCGACCCAGAAGGGTGGAGGTGCCCTGCTTGATTGCGGTACCTACTGTGCAAGTCTGATCAACGATTTTGTACCGCAGGGGAAACTCTCGTTTGAGACCTTCTCCGGTGTAGTTAAAACTGCTCAAAATCCTGCAGCCCCAACCGGCATCTTCGCCCCGGATGGTGAGCGGGTCGATATCTACACCGATGTAAGGTTTAAGCGCGCTGGCATCCCGGCGCATCTTGAGTGTGGCTACGACCGTGAAAAACCCTGCACCGCCGTGCTTAACGGCACTAGGGGATCCATCATTATCGACAACATGCACCGCGCTGCACATGCAACGATCAAGGAGGATGATGGTGAAGATAGGATCCTCTATTACCCCATGCGGAGTGAGGGAGCGGATTTCTCCTATGAGATTGCGCACTTCTGCGATCTGAAGAAGCAGGGCATTAAAGAATCCCCGATCATGTCGCTCAGCACAACTGCAGAGGATGCCACCCTATTGCATCAGATTTGGCAGCGCTTCAGCACAAAGTCGGAAAACCTGAAGGTGTTGGAACGGCAGGAGCATGACCTTGTCTATAAACAGTTCGGAAGCCATGAAGCTCTCGAGCTCGGAGACGCGGTCGCCTATTTTGCACGTCACGCGGAGCGTGGAATCGGCGTGCAGATCACACGAGAATCCGATGGACTTGTCCTCTTCCAATGGATGGACGACGATAAGGCAGTGCGGAACCTCGGCTTCATGCAGACGAAGCGTGAAGCGGTTCTGAAGACAGGGCACTCCAGCCTGTGGGCCTGCCTGTCTCAGGGGACAACCGATGCTATACCTGTTGCCGGAGGGGCATTCCCTATTAGGGTTGCAAGCTCTGATGGCTCAGCCCCAAAGCAGGTCGCAACGCTCTCTATCAGTGGCTTGCACGAAGGCAGAGACCACGAGCTATGTGTCCGCTCGCTTGCCTGGGTACTCTCAAAGCGGTATGGAGGAGACGGTTTCGATGGGAGAGTCCCAGCATTTTTGGGCGTCAGCATATAA
- a CDS encoding ABC transporter transmembrane domain-containing protein — protein sequence MALLLYLMPGLAFVVVPGGIVLIILTYVFCKQLRCLHKNIQEANGRLRGFLAERLSGVLVVCAFGKEEESEREVQGYIDEHRAACMRRIRFSNLCNIGFGGMIDAVYLVGIIWCGYGILAGTMSYGTFVGGVTAGRADPIPVCQYCRLICRATTQ from the coding sequence ATCGCGCTTCTGCTCTACCTGATGCCGGGATTGGCGTTTGTCGTGGTACCTGGCGGCATCGTCCTCATTATCCTCACCTATGTATTCTGCAAGCAGCTCAGATGCCTCCATAAGAATATTCAGGAGGCAAATGGCAGGCTGCGCGGGTTTCTGGCTGAGCGACTCTCGGGTGTGCTCGTAGTGTGCGCTTTCGGGAAAGAGGAGGAATCCGAGCGTGAGGTGCAGGGCTACATTGACGAACACCGTGCTGCATGTATGCGCCGCATCCGCTTCTCCAACCTGTGCAACATCGGTTTCGGCGGCATGATAGATGCGGTCTACCTCGTGGGTATCATATGGTGCGGCTATGGAATCCTGGCGGGGACCATGAGCTACGGGACCTTTGTTGGCGGTGTTACAGCTGGCAGGGCAGATCCAATCCCCGTTTGTCAATATTGCCGGCTTATCTGCCGCGCCACTACGCAATGA
- a CDS encoding PTS sugar transporter subunit IIA: protein MKIDERAVICGLDAADSDEVLRTLAQRLIDLNYVKDDYADAVIEREDDYPTGLECDPVNAAIPHCTNNYSLVDALGVATLKHPVDFMEMGTSDQKIPVRIMLMPVVVDPAEQVPMLVRAMKFLDLKDKVQGLAEAKSSREIISIIGDTFSEDE from the coding sequence ATGAAAATCGATGAGCGAGCAGTGATATGCGGCCTTGATGCAGCAGACAGCGACGAGGTGCTAAGGACACTCGCCCAGAGGCTTATCGATCTGAACTATGTGAAAGATGACTATGCCGACGCCGTGATCGAGCGTGAGGATGATTATCCGACCGGTCTTGAGTGCGACCCTGTCAATGCGGCGATTCCACACTGCACTAACAACTATTCCCTGGTGGATGCGTTGGGCGTCGCAACCCTCAAACACCCTGTGGACTTTATGGAGATGGGGACCTCCGACCAAAAGATCCCCGTACGCATCATGCTGATGCCCGTGGTGGTTGACCCCGCCGAGCAGGTACCGATGCTCGTAAGGGCAATGAAGTTCCTCGATCTGAAGGACAAAGTGCAGGGGCTTGCTGAAGCAAAGAGCTCCCGTGAGATTATCTCTATCATCGGTGATACGTTCAGCGAAGATGAGTGA
- a CDS encoding nitroreductase family protein, which produces MPDVLCDGLADFGWERPNCHGTLLVWAKLPEGYTDSVRFTMDLMEKTGVIVTPYSSFGSHGEGYVRFALVLLLEKIKEVLHAIVEVDLKVRGTAMEYEDFMKLVKTSRTYRRFYEGSPVGKADLDRIVDCARFAPTGNNTQLLRFHEVFGKEDCVKVFSHLGWAALYKDWDGPKEGERPTAYILILVPSDGLTNRTRCYDVGIAAQTIRLAAQVQGLGGCIMQNFDKDLIKEVGLQDSGCAISLVLALGYAKENVQLEDVDEEHDWKYWRDENETHHVPKRALKDLLI; this is translated from the coding sequence GTGCCGGACGTCCTGTGCGATGGGTTGGCCGATTTCGGCTGGGAGAGACCCAACTGTCACGGTACACTGCTTGTGTGGGCAAAACTGCCCGAGGGCTACACTGACTCAGTGAGGTTCACGATGGATCTCATGGAGAAGACTGGCGTGATCGTGACCCCATACTCGAGTTTTGGCTCGCACGGTGAAGGCTATGTCCGCTTTGCTTTGGTGCTGCTTTTGGAGAAGATTAAAGAGGTGCTGCACGCGATTGTAGAGGTGGACCTTAAAGTGAGAGGAACGGCTATGGAGTACGAAGATTTTATGAAGCTGGTCAAGACCAGCCGCACCTATCGCAGATTCTATGAAGGCAGTCCGGTTGGGAAAGCGGATCTGGACCGCATCGTTGACTGCGCTCGCTTTGCGCCCACTGGCAACAATACCCAGCTCTTGAGATTCCATGAGGTATTCGGAAAAGAGGACTGCGTCAAAGTTTTCTCCCATCTCGGATGGGCCGCACTCTATAAAGACTGGGACGGCCCTAAAGAAGGGGAGCGCCCAACAGCTTATATTCTGATCTTGGTCCCAAGTGACGGGCTTACCAACCGTACCCGTTGCTATGATGTTGGTATCGCTGCTCAGACGATACGTTTAGCGGCCCAGGTCCAAGGCCTCGGTGGTTGCATCATGCAGAACTTCGATAAAGACTTAATCAAAGAAGTTGGGCTTCAAGACTCAGGCTGTGCTATCTCGTTGGTGCTGGCGCTCGGCTACGCAAAGGAGAACGTGCAGCTGGAAGATGTTGACGAAGAGCACGACTGGAAATATTGGCGCGATGAGAACGAGACGCACCACGTACCCAAGCGTGCTCTAAAAGACCTGCTCATCTAG
- a CDS encoding aminotransferase class I/II-fold pyridoxal phosphate-dependent enzyme, whose product MIVSLANLVSSVGTHGVYEAIITFAKKHDIVIIHDNAYADVVFEGKSGSFSSYPGAMDVGVESLSPSKFFDVTGVRLSFLVSREDIVQATYKIRSQVDFGKFLVEQKVAVVCLEGPSTA is encoded by the coding sequence ATGATTGTATCCCTGGCAAACCTGGTGAGTTCTGTGGGAACGCATGGGGTCTACGAGGCGATCATCACCTTCGCAAAGAAGCACGATATCGTAATCATCCACGACAACGCCTATGCAGATGTGGTCTTTGAGGGTAAGAGTGGTTCTTTCTCCAGCTATCCAGGCGCTATGGATGTAGGCGTTGAGTCCCTCTCACCCTCCAAGTTCTTCGACGTGACCGGTGTACGTCTGAGTTTCCTGGTGAGTAGAGAAGATATTGTCCAGGCTACCTATAAGATCAGAAGCCAGGTGGACTTCGGTAAGTTCTTAGTTGAGCAGAAGGTTGCAGTCGTCTGTCTGGAAGGCCCCTCGACGGCATAG
- the nrdD gene encoding anaerobic ribonucleoside-triphosphate reductase produces MKIIKRNGSEVEFDITKIENAIKGANREVKDEQRLTEREIVFAAENVTDRCKQAGHTVCVEEVQDMVEDEIMALDRYEVARKYIIYRYVQSLKRQKNTTDDKILSLIECNNEEVKQENSNKNPQVVSVQRDYMAGEVSRDLTRRMLLPKDVVEADRQGIIHFHDADYYAQHMHNCDLVNLDDMLQNGTVISGTLIEKPHSFSTACNIATQIIAQVASCQYGGQSISLYHLSKFVDVSRKKIRRQVAAELDAIDACPSQEKIDELVERRLKQEIARGIQTIQYQVVTLMTTNGQAPFITVFMYLNEAQNEQQKHDLAMCIEEMLRQRYQGVKNEKGVWITPAFPKLIYVLEDDNIHPEDPYFYLTKLAAKCTAKRMVPDYISEKKMREYKLSKGETVGHGDVYTCMGCRSFLTPDKTGNGYNNIAKAKNYEPGKPKYYGRFNQGVVTINLPDVALSAHGDMDQFWKIFDERLELCHKALRCRHDRLVGTTSDTAPILWQYGALARLDKGEKIDKLLYGGYSTLSLGYAGLYECVKAMTGHSHTDKGATPFALSVMQYMNDKCTQWKQAENIDYSLYGTPLESTTYTFAKALQRRFGIIKGITDKNYITNSYHVHVTEKIDAFTKLKFESQFQRLSPGGAISYVEVPNMQDNLEAVVRVIQFIYDNIMYAELNTKSDYCQVCGYDGEIKIVEDDGKLVWECPNCGNRDQDKMNVARRTCGYIGTQFWNQGRTQEIKDRVLHL; encoded by the coding sequence ATGAAGATAATCAAGCGTAATGGCTCAGAAGTCGAATTCGATATCACTAAGATCGAGAACGCAATCAAGGGAGCCAACAGAGAGGTGAAAGACGAGCAGCGCCTCACGGAGCGCGAGATCGTCTTTGCCGCTGAGAACGTCACTGACCGTTGCAAGCAGGCAGGACATACCGTCTGCGTCGAAGAGGTCCAGGACATGGTTGAGGACGAGATCATGGCACTGGACCGCTATGAGGTAGCCCGCAAGTACATCATCTATCGCTACGTGCAGTCTCTGAAGCGCCAGAAGAACACGACGGATGACAAGATCTTGTCCCTCATCGAGTGCAACAATGAGGAAGTCAAGCAGGAGAACTCCAACAAGAACCCGCAGGTCGTCTCCGTACAGCGTGACTACATGGCCGGTGAAGTCTCCCGTGACCTGACCCGCAGAATGCTCCTCCCAAAAGATGTTGTTGAGGCAGACCGCCAAGGCATCATCCACTTCCACGACGCTGACTACTATGCGCAGCATATGCACAACTGCGACCTGGTTAACCTCGACGATATGCTACAGAACGGTACCGTTATCTCTGGCACCCTGATCGAAAAGCCGCACTCCTTCTCTACCGCCTGCAACATTGCAACCCAAATCATCGCACAGGTTGCCTCCTGCCAATATGGTGGCCAGTCAATCTCGCTGTACCACCTCTCCAAGTTTGTCGACGTCTCCAGAAAGAAGATCCGCCGTCAGGTCGCAGCAGAGCTTGATGCAATCGATGCGTGTCCTTCCCAGGAGAAGATCGATGAGCTCGTCGAGAGACGCCTGAAGCAGGAGATCGCCCGCGGCATCCAGACCATCCAGTATCAGGTTGTCACGTTGATGACCACCAACGGCCAGGCTCCGTTCATCACCGTCTTCATGTACCTCAACGAGGCCCAAAACGAGCAGCAAAAGCACGACCTCGCGATGTGCATCGAAGAGATGCTGCGCCAGCGCTACCAGGGCGTGAAAAACGAGAAGGGTGTATGGATCACGCCGGCCTTCCCGAAGCTCATCTATGTGCTCGAGGACGACAACATCCATCCGGAAGACCCTTACTTCTATCTCACGAAGCTTGCTGCTAAGTGTACCGCAAAGCGTATGGTCCCTGACTACATCTCCGAGAAGAAGATGCGTGAGTACAAGCTCTCCAAGGGCGAGACCGTAGGCCACGGCGACGTGTACACCTGCATGGGCTGCCGTTCCTTCCTGACCCCGGACAAGACCGGCAACGGCTACAACAATATCGCCAAGGCTAAGAACTACGAGCCGGGCAAGCCGAAATACTATGGCCGCTTCAACCAGGGCGTTGTGACGATCAACCTGCCAGATGTCGCACTTTCAGCCCACGGTGATATGGATCAGTTCTGGAAGATCTTCGACGAGCGTCTGGAGCTTTGCCACAAGGCACTGCGCTGCAGACACGACCGTCTGGTCGGCACCACTTCTGATACTGCCCCGATCCTTTGGCAGTATGGTGCCCTGGCCCGCCTCGACAAGGGCGAGAAGATCGACAAGCTGCTCTACGGCGGATACTCCACGCTAAGTCTCGGCTACGCCGGCCTCTATGAGTGCGTCAAGGCCATGACCGGCCACAGCCACACCGACAAAGGGGCAACCCCGTTCGCCCTCTCTGTGATGCAGTATATGAACGACAAGTGCACCCAGTGGAAGCAAGCCGAAAACATCGACTACTCCCTCTATGGCACCCCGCTTGAGTCCACGACCTACACCTTCGCGAAGGCTCTGCAGCGCCGCTTCGGTATCATCAAAGGCATCACCGACAAGAACTACATCACCAACTCCTATCACGTCCACGTGACCGAGAAGATCGATGCATTCACCAAGCTCAAGTTCGAAAGCCAGTTCCAGCGCCTCTCCCCTGGTGGAGCTATCAGCTACGTCGAGGTCCCAAACATGCAGGACAACCTCGAGGCAGTCGTCCGCGTCATCCAGTTCATCTACGACAACATCATGTACGCAGAGCTGAACACGAAAAGCGACTACTGCCAGGTGTGCGGCTACGACGGTGAGATCAAGATCGTCGAAGACGATGGCAAGCTCGTCTGGGAGTGCCCGAACTGCGGCAACCGTGACCAGGACAAGATGAATGTGGCGCGCCGCACCTGCGGCTACATCGGCACCCAGTTCTGGAACCAGGGCCGCACGCAGGAGATCAAGGATCGCGTACTGCATCTGTAA
- a CDS encoding 4Fe-4S cluster-binding domain-containing protein, translated as MNYSEIKYCDSANSTGVRTTLFVSGCKRHCPFCFNEVAWKFSASKPFTKDIEDTTIESIEPFYVDGLSTLGDEPMEPENQRSLVDFPEHVKKIYPEKPIWLYSDFTYEELAGTEPVHVPYTGSPRCEITDRILQTLSILVEGPFSSRTSRASRFVSAAPRTSASSIYRRRLRPVCPRSGTMTRSSRPIRCRAEHRVHAKRVPSGALFLTEPLPFPEALGSKDRSHGGL; from the coding sequence ATGAACTACTCCGAGATCAAATACTGCGACAGTGCGAACAGTACCGGCGTGAGGACGACGCTCTTCGTTTCCGGCTGCAAGAGGCACTGCCCGTTCTGCTTCAACGAAGTGGCCTGGAAATTCTCTGCCAGCAAGCCTTTCACGAAAGACATCGAGGACACCACCATCGAGAGCATAGAGCCCTTCTATGTGGACGGCCTCTCGACGCTCGGCGATGAGCCGATGGAGCCCGAGAACCAGCGTAGCCTTGTGGACTTCCCCGAACACGTGAAGAAGATCTACCCGGAGAAGCCGATCTGGCTCTACTCCGATTTCACGTATGAGGAGCTTGCCGGTACAGAGCCCGTGCATGTCCCCTATACGGGGTCTCCCCGCTGCGAGATCACGGACCGCATCCTCCAGACCCTTTCCATCCTTGTGGAGGGCCCCTTTTCGTCCAGGACCTCAAGGGCATCTCGCTTCGTCTCCGCAGCTCCTCGGACCAGCGCCTCCTCGATATACCGAAGACGCTTGCGGCCAGTGTGCCCACGATCTGGCACAATGACCCGATCTTCGAGACCCATTCGATGTAGAGCAGAACACAGAGTGCATGCCAAGAGGGTGCCTTCAGGTGCCCTCTTCCTTACCGAGCCACTGCCCTTCCCTGAAGCTTTGGGTTCGAAAGATAGATCTCATGGAGGCCTCTGA
- a CDS encoding type III pantothenate kinase, with amino-acid sequence MPENSSLFVLTADIGNTETTFGLFAPETGPNAEPLATFALTTKKHLTADEVRLSVREVLQLMAEDAGTAAPASFGSILSCVVPCLTEAWREGLGVTSGLRPLVVGPGLKSGMRLAYKDPAEIGPDRLADAVAVRARYGAPAVAVDFGTTLNIEAVGADGSFRGGIIAPGLSLGAKALSESAARLPEIELSVPVHAIGTSTVEAMCSGLVLGELAKVDGLIDCVFDELGGEALVAVTGSQARELTALLRHEVTADATLTLRGLHEIYLSNPKLQGRAVAR; translated from the coding sequence ATGCCCGAGAACAGTAGTCTCTTTGTCCTTACCGCCGATATCGGCAATACCGAGACGACGTTTGGTCTCTTTGCGCCTGAAACCGGTCCAAATGCAGAACCTCTTGCCACCTTCGCGCTCACGACGAAAAAGCATCTCACGGCAGATGAGGTCAGGCTCTCTGTCAGGGAAGTTCTGCAGCTCATGGCAGAAGACGCAGGGACTGCAGCACCTGCTTCCTTCGGTTCCATCCTCTCCTGTGTTGTGCCGTGCCTTACGGAAGCCTGGCGCGAGGGCTTGGGCGTTACCTCAGGCCTGCGTCCCCTTGTCGTGGGGCCGGGGCTCAAAAGCGGCATGCGCCTTGCCTACAAGGATCCGGCAGAGATTGGCCCCGACCGGCTTGCCGATGCGGTGGCAGTGCGTGCGCGCTACGGGGCGCCTGCGGTCGCTGTCGACTTCGGGACGACTCTGAACATCGAGGCAGTGGGGGCAGATGGTTCGTTTCGTGGCGGCATCATAGCACCCGGACTTTCGCTCGGCGCGAAGGCGCTGAGCGAGTCTGCTGCACGGCTGCCCGAAATCGAGCTCTCGGTGCCAGTGCATGCTATCGGCACCTCGACAGTTGAGGCGATGTGCTCGGGCCTTGTGCTGGGGGAGCTTGCGAAGGTCGATGGTCTCATTGACTGCGTCTTCGATGAGCTTGGAGGCGAAGCTCTTGTCGCAGTCACGGGAAGCCAGGCCCGAGAGCTTACAGCTCTTCTCAGGCATGAGGTGACAGCGGATGCGACGCTCACGCTCAGAGGCCTCCATGAGATCTATCTTTCGAACCCAAAGCTTCAGGGAAGGGCAGTGGCTCGGTAA
- a CDS encoding OPT/YSL family transporter: MQERKLSASWQGQLTLRGTLIGCIGCVIITASSVYTALKLGALPWPIVFAAVISLFFLKLLGHTTLNEANVTHTIMSAGAMVAGGLAFTIPGTWMLGLGDQIGWTEIFLVALAGTILGLISTALIHRHFIVDAALEFPTGTAAAETLRATEAGGETGRQLFCSMGIAGLWSVLRDGLGALPTMFATLPIPGITFGIYDSPMMLSVGFLVGWVPVLFWFAGALFANFGLIVGGSATGLWDVTTAQGIVSSLGMGLMMGSGIATVVKDILPEAKTIFSGLKNEATEEKDSPYSLATGSIRLDAGIFGVAVAAVVLLICFGLGLGPLPAIVVVVFAFVATIMSAQSCGQTGIDPMEIFGLMALLAVAAFSDIAQVKLFFVAGIVAVTCGLAGDVMNDFKAGAILGTDPRAQWLGQALGGIIGAIVAAAVMVALVGAYGPDAFGPGKEFVSAQASVVATMVSGIPSLPTLFVGLVAGIALYWAGLPSMLIGLGVYLPFYMSFTAFLGALAKQVYDRIQRERRKDMTEAKAQEAAKEADETGLVVASGVLGGESIVGVIIAFIAVAAGLAG, translated from the coding sequence ATGCAAGAACGCAAGCTTTCTGCCTCATGGCAGGGGCAGCTCACCCTCCGGGGTACCCTTATCGGCTGCATCGGCTGTGTCATCATCACGGCCTCGTCCGTCTACACGGCACTGAAACTCGGAGCCCTTCCCTGGCCCATCGTCTTCGCGGCCGTCATCTCCCTCTTCTTCCTGAAGCTTCTGGGACACACCACCTTGAACGAAGCGAATGTCACGCATACAATCATGAGCGCAGGCGCTATGGTCGCAGGCGGCCTTGCCTTCACGATTCCTGGCACCTGGATGCTGGGACTCGGTGACCAGATCGGCTGGACCGAGATCTTTCTCGTCGCGCTTGCGGGCACGATCCTCGGCCTCATCTCCACAGCCTTGATACACCGCCATTTCATCGTCGATGCTGCGCTCGAATTCCCGACCGGTACGGCCGCTGCAGAGACCCTGCGCGCGACCGAAGCCGGTGGCGAGACTGGACGCCAGCTCTTCTGCTCGATGGGGATAGCCGGCCTCTGGAGCGTCCTGCGCGACGGCCTAGGTGCCCTGCCGACGATGTTTGCCACCCTTCCCATCCCCGGCATCACCTTCGGCATCTATGACTCGCCGATGATGCTTTCCGTTGGCTTCCTCGTCGGCTGGGTGCCGGTCCTCTTCTGGTTCGCAGGCGCTCTCTTTGCAAATTTCGGCCTCATTGTCGGAGGCTCTGCCACAGGCCTCTGGGATGTGACCACGGCCCAGGGCATCGTCTCTTCTCTCGGCATGGGCCTCATGATGGGTTCCGGCATCGCAACCGTCGTGAAGGACATCCTGCCCGAGGCGAAGACAATCTTCTCGGGCCTCAAGAATGAAGCCACCGAGGAGAAGGACTCTCCCTACTCTCTCGCCACAGGATCCATCCGCCTCGATGCCGGCATCTTCGGAGTTGCTGTCGCAGCCGTGGTGCTCCTCATCTGCTTCGGTCTGGGCTTGGGACCCCTTCCCGCCATTGTCGTCGTAGTCTTTGCTTTCGTCGCGACGATCATGAGCGCGCAGTCCTGTGGCCAGACCGGCATCGACCCGATGGAAATCTTCGGCCTCATGGCCCTTCTCGCAGTGGCTGCCTTCTCCGATATCGCGCAGGTAAAGCTCTTCTTCGTGGCCGGCATCGTCGCTGTCACCTGTGGCCTTGCCGGCGATGTTATGAACGACTTCAAGGCTGGTGCCATCCTCGGCACCGACCCGAGGGCCCAGTGGCTCGGTCAGGCCTTGGGCGGCATCATCGGCGCTATCGTGGCAGCAGCCGTGATGGTGGCACTTGTCGGTGCCTATGGGCCTGATGCCTTCGGACCAGGCAAGGAATTTGTCTCAGCTCAGGCTTCGGTCGTCGCGACCATGGTGTCAGGGATCCCGAGCCTTCCTACCCTCTTCGTGGGCCTTGTGGCCGGCATCGCGCTCTATTGGGCAGGGCTTCCTTCGATGCTTATAGGTCTCGGGGTCTATCTGCCCTTCTACATGAGCTTCACAGCCTTCTTGGGCGCGCTTGCCAAGCAGGTCTACGACAGGATCCAGCGTGAGCGCCGGAAGGATATGACTGAGGCCAAAGCTCAAGAGGCTGCGAAGGAGGCAGACGAAACTGGCCTCGTCGTTGCTTCGGGAGTCCTTGGTGGCGAGTCCATCGTCGGTGTCATCATCGCCTTCATCGCCGTCGCGGCAGGTCTCGCTGGCTAG
- a CDS encoding NAD(+) diphosphatase, whose amino-acid sequence MATNSGTGGSTTYCGACVASLAHTPRSCELVCPSCGNIVYSCINIRCDRRDRGRRAPAPHEVCRRTYHITHHALIAGYTEVGETLEECCRREIKEEVGLSVRDLTYVTDQPWSFSDTLLVGFFAKLDGPDELTVDGEELSLAEWVERKDLPTTHEDTSSMTNWMIDLFVRGTPSARRPSLQKSRRYRFRRKSQTRRAPPASSCRNRSSQRDLPRRR is encoded by the coding sequence ATGGCTACCAACTCTGGGACTGGCGGTAGCACAACCTACTGTGGCGCCTGTGTAGCGTCGCTTGCGCATACACCGCGCTCCTGCGAGCTTGTTTGCCCCTCGTGCGGAAACATCGTCTATTCGTGCATCAATATTCGGTGCGATCGTCGTGATCGTGGACGGCGAGCGCCTGCTCCTCACGAAGTATGCAGGCGGACGTATCACATCACACACCATGCGCTCATCGCAGGATATACCGAGGTAGGCGAGACCCTGGAGGAGTGCTGCCGGCGCGAAATCAAGGAGGAGGTAGGCCTTTCCGTGCGCGATCTCACCTACGTCACGGACCAGCCCTGGTCTTTCTCTGATACCCTCCTCGTTGGCTTCTTCGCCAAGCTTGACGGCCCGGATGAGCTCACGGTCGACGGGGAGGAGCTCAGCCTCGCCGAATGGGTCGAGAGAAAGGATCTCCCCACAACGCATGAGGACACGTCGAGCATGACAAACTGGATGATCGATCTCTTCGTGAGGGGGACCCCTTCAGCAAGAAGGCCTAGTCTCCAGAAATCCAGAAGATATCGATTCAGAAGGAAATCCCAGACCAGGCGCGCTCCGCCTGCATCTTCCTGTAGGAATCGGTCTAGCCAGCGAGACCTGCCGCGACGGCGATGA
- a CDS encoding transposase: METARPRVPLKHSTYILKSCADTRERKERDARAGKVVLRGNALFGKQEVVQKGGARERCEELISQNELLATCDIVDEMLTQAYSCTDADAIRAAMERIVDTCRCTKDRHSARVARLVEGHMEGIVAHARHRISSGRVEGTNQMIKMLRRAG, translated from the coding sequence ATGGAGACAGCGAGGCCGCGCGTGCCCCTCAAGCACTCCACATACATCCTTAAGTCCTGTGCGGACACAAGGGAGAGGAAGGAGCGCGATGCACGCGCCGGCAAGGTGGTCTTAAGGGGAAACGCCCTCTTCGGCAAGCAGGAGGTTGTGCAGAAGGGAGGCGCCAGGGAGCGCTGCGAGGAGCTCATATCTCAAAACGAACTCCTCGCTACCTGCGACATCGTAGATGAGATGCTCACGCAGGCCTATTCGTGTACCGATGCGGATGCGATACGCGCTGCCATGGAGAGGATCGTGGACACGTGCCGCTGCACGAAAGACAGGCATTCCGCCAGGGTTGCCCGCCTCGTGGAGGGGCACATGGAGGGAATCGTCGCGCATGCCAGGCACCGGATCTCTTCGGGTAGGGTGGAAGGCACCAACCAGATGATCAAGATGCTCAGGAGGGCAGGCTAG